The genome window AGGCGAGTTTGAGTCCGCTTTCCGTGGTATCGGCCGATTCTTTCCAAAAGTGATAGTTGTCGGTGCCATTGGCGTACATGCGGAGTTCAAGGTTTCCATCGTCAAAGGTGATGCCTTTGAGCTCATACTCTGATTGGATCAACTGCCAAAGGTTGAATTCAAAGTAAACGGCCTTGAAATAGAAGAGGGTGTCGTTGGAGGTTGCGGGAATCACTTCCTTGCAAAACACCTCGCCAAAACGGAAGGAAACGTCGGGGAATTGCGAGAAGAAATCCATGCGGATGTCTCCCACTTTCACATCGGCGTCGAGGTATTCATTCACCTGACCCACCAATGCGCCACGAAGTTGCTCTTGGTTGGTGTATAAGTACGCGAACGCACCTCCCAAGAGGATCAATACCGTGATGGTGATGCTGAGTAAAGCACGGAGAAGTCGTTTGAATGGACTTCTCCGTTTTTTCTTCTCGTTTTCCAATGGTCTCTGCTATTGTGAAATTCAATGTGAAATTACAACGTGCAAATAGTGGACCTTATGCGGAGTTGAGATATTTTTCAACGACCTCCCGTTAACGGGTCTTGAGGAAGTTGATTTCGTCAGGACGAAGGAAGCGGTAGTGACCGCGGTTGAGTCCTTTCTTGGTCAATCCAGCAAAAGAAGTGCGGTCGAGCTTTACCACTTCATACCCGAAGCTTTCAAAGATTCGACGAACGATGCGGTTTTTGCCCGAGTGAATTTCTATTCCAATATGTGACTTCGATCTTTCGTCCAGGTAGGAAAGTGCATCTGGTGAAATCACCCCATCTTCCAATTCAACCCCTTTAATAATCGCGTCAAAATCTGCGCGCTTCAGGTTTTTGTCCAATTGTACTTGGTAGATCTTGCGAGCTCCATGTGATGGATGGGTGAGCTTCTTTGCCACGTCACCGTCGTTGGTGAAAAGGATTACACCGGTTGTCGCTCTGTCAAGTCGACCTACCGGATAGATGCGTTCTTTACAAGCAGCACCTACCAATTCCATAACGGTTTTGCGGGCTTTCGGGTCGTCCATGGTCGTGAGGAAACCTTTCGGCTTATTGAGGAGGAGGTAAACCTTCTTCTCGGCCTTGATGGTTTCGCCATTGTAACGCACATCGTCGGTGGTTTTCACCTTCACGCCGAGTTCGGTAATGACTTTTCCATTCACAGTAACTAAGCCCGCCTCGATAAACTTGTCGGCTTCTCTTCTGCTACAAATTCCAGAAATGGAGAGGAAGCGGTTGAGACGCATTTCGTCCTTATTCGGTGCCAAGTTCTCAGCTTGCTTGCGCTTTGGAGCATAGAACTTTTTAGGAGCGTCAGTTGAGTAGGTTCTCCCTTTGCCACCGGACTTCTTTGAGTCTCGGGCCTGCGGTCCTCTCGGATGGCGAGGGGCGTCGTCGTTTCGCTTGTTGCGATCGTTAGCACCACCTCTAGTTGGCCTTTTTCGATTCATTGTATTTCGAATTATTTCAGGCGGCAAAAGTACATATAAGAAATGACGTGACAATCATTCCCTCTCTTTCATTTTCAATCAGTTAAGCACTGGGGTAAAAGGCGTCTACAATATGTCGCAACACAGTGTTTCTTCCCTGATAATGAACGGCAACGATGTCAAATCGACTTTCACCTCGCCAGTCGTTTTCAAAGATGTAGTTCTCGGCGAAGCGAATCATGTGTTGCTCTTTCTGATAGTTGACGAAATCTTCGGGAACGCCATAGGTGTCACTTACTCGAGTTTTCACTTCCACAAATACCAGCATTTCCCCATCCTTCGCCAGAATGTCTAGTTCGTCGTTTTTGATACGAAGGTTTCGGCCAATGATTTCATAGCCCAAAGACTTTAAGTGAGTAGCTGCAAGGTTTTCACCTTCGGATCCGATGTTTTGTTTGGTGTTTTTCATAGTACGTGCTTTCCTTAAAAGTAGAGGAAGGCACTTGAAGACAACGGAATCTCACTGTGCTAATTTTACTCAGGCCGTAGTATGCTTCCACTTTTACCGACGAGCAAGTTGTATGTAGTTCCTAGGATGAGCGCTTCGTTGTCATCTATGTGGCCTGCGCTAAAGTTGAATCCGAGTGGAATTTTGAAGGGAGCAATATGTCGGGCTATGGTTTCAACTGCAGAGCTGCCAAATGGAATGGTGTTGTCGTTCATGTCGGTCATTCCACCCACCACCACAGCGCTGATTTTTTCCCACCAACCGTTTCTGCTAAGGTTGAGCATCATTCGGTCGATGTGGTAGAGGTATTCGTCCAAATCTTCTAAAAAGAGAATACAGTTCCCCAAAGGAGGTTGTGAAGGCGAACCCAGCGTGGAGTAGAGGACAGATAGATTGCCACCCACGAGCACGCCTTTGGCACTGCCGATTTTATTGAGCGCATGAGCCTCTGCTTCAAGCGTACTCGGCGTGCCTGTCCATGCAAGGTACAGGGAGTCCAAAGCTTCCTTGGTATTGGTGGCTACATTGATGGGCATGGTAGAGTGAATACTTGCGTAGCCTTTCGCCTGAAGGAGTCCGTGCAAAGCTGTGATGTCGCTGTAACCTGTAATCCATTTGGGTTGAATGGTGAATTGCGTCCAATCGAGATCATCCAAAATTCTAGCAGTCCCATAGCCGCCACGGGCACACCAAATGGCTTTTGCAGTGGGGTGGTCCAATGCCCATTGAAGAGATTTCCTGCGGATTTCATCTGATCCTGCAAATTGATTTTCTACCTCAAATAGATAAGGGGAGAGTTCTACCTGAAATCCAGATTCGTGTAGCCATTGGATAGCCGGTTCAAGTTCGGAGGATGAAATTTTACGAGCGGTAGAAACGATGACTACCGTATCGTTTTTTCGCAGGGGAGTAGGTTGAATCATGGCGAGAAATCTCGGTGAATGAAATCACTTTTGTAGATAGTCGAAGGTACAAATACAGACTCGTTTCACATCATTCGCAGAACTGGTTTGCACATCGTACTTTTGTGCGACAAATCAGATTCATGCAAGATCCGAAAAGATATACCATCACAGCGGCCCTTCCTTATGCGAATGGGCCTATTCACATTGGGCACTTGGCAGGTTGTTACTTGCCGGCGGACATCTATGTGCGATACCTTCGGTTGAAGGGGAAAGATGTGCAATTCCTGTGCGGTTCAGACGAACACGGGGTGGCCATTACGATCAAAGCCAAGAAAGAGGGGATAACTCCTCAGGAAGTGGTGGATCGATATCACGTGATGATGCGCGATGCTCTCAATGATTTTGGTATTTCCTTCGATCACTACAGCAGAACCAGTAGTGAAATTCACAAGGAGACAGCTTCGGAATTCTTTAAAACCCTTTATGACAAAGGTGTTTTTGATACGAAGAAAACGGAGCAGTACTACGATCCAGAGGCTGATCAGTTTTTGGCCGATCGCTACATCATGGGAACATGTCCGGTTTGTGGTCATGAAGATGCCTATGGTGATCAATGTGAGAGCTGCGGTTCCAGCTTGAACCCCACCGATCTCAAGAACCCTCGTTCAACCCTCAGTGGTGCTCAACCCATTCTGAAGGAGACGACCAATTGGTTCTTGCCATTGGACAAACTCGCTCCGAAAATTCGGACGTTTATCGAGAGCCATAGCGATTGGAAGCCCAATGTTTTTGGTCAGTGTAAGAGCTGGTTGGATGCAGGCGATGGATTGCAGCCTCGATCCATGACCCGCGATTTGGATTGGGGAGTTCCCGTTCCTGTTGAAGGAGGCGAGGGTAAGGTTCTCTACGTTTGGTTTGATGCTCCTATTGGTTACATCAGTGCAACAAAAGAGCACTTAGGTGCCGATTGGGAGAAGTGGTGGAAAGATGAAGATACTCGTCTGATTCACTTTATTGGAAAAGATAATATCGTATTCCACTGCATTATTTTCCCGGCAATTTTGATGGAACACGGCGGATATATTTTGCCAGATCAAGTTCCAGCCAACGAGTTCTTAAATTTGGAAGGAAAGAAGATTTCGACCTCGCGAAACTGGGCCGTTTGGTTACATGAGTACTTGAACGACTTTGAAGGAAAGCAAGACGTTTTGCGTTATGCGCTTGCGGCGAGTATGCCGGAAACGAAGGATAATGATTTCACTTGGGCTGATTTCCAAACGCGCAACAACAGTGAGTTGGTAGCAGTGTTTGGAAACTTCGTCAACCGAGTGATGGTATTGAATAAGAAGTACTACGACGGACAAATTTCTTCCCAAGGTGAATGGAAAGAAATAGATACTCAGACCCTTGCAGAAGTTCGCGAGCACCTTGGAAAATTAGAGACTTCCATTGAAAATTATAAGTTCCGTGAAGCGCTTCAAGCCTTGATGAACGTTGCTCGTGCAGGTAACAAATATCTAGCGGACGAAGAGCCGTGGAAGACGCAAAAGACCGACCCGGTTCGCACGGCTACCGTTATGAATGTGGCTTCACAAATCACGGCAATTCTAGCGGTGGCATCAGAACCTTTCTTGCCGTTTACTTCTGCAGCTATGCGTGAAATGCTCAATTTGAGTGATTCCGCAAATTGGTCGGCCATGCTTCAAAGTGCGCCTATGTTGCCAGAGGGGCACCAGTTGGGAGAATCGAAGCTCCTATTCGAAAAGGTGGAAGATAACCAAGTGGAAGCACAGCTTGAAAAATTAGCGCAAAGTGTTCCTGCTGAAGTGGAGGCGACGGCACCTGCTATTGAACCGGCGAAGGAAGAAGCTACGTATGACGATTTCGTGAAGATGGACCTTCGTGTTGCAACGATTCTCGAGGCAGAGAAAGTGAAGAAGGCGGATAAATTGCTGAAGTTAACCGTGGATACCGGTTTGGATGTTCGCACCGTTGTAAGTGGAATTGCGCTCCACTATGCTCCAGAGGAGGTGGTTGGAAAGCAGGTCTGCTTATTGGCGAATTTGGCTCCTAGAAAAATTCGTGGGGTAGAAAGTAGAGGGATGATTTTGATGGCTGAGGATGAAGATGGTAAATTGGTCTTCGTTCAACCTGGTGAAGCCATTTCTAATGGAATGGTGATTGCTTAAAATTCGTGCTATGAAATATCGTTTTCTCCCTCTCGCTTTAGGTGTAGTTTTATGGGCGTCTTGTTCAAAAGAAGAAGATCCACAGTCATGTAACAACTGCACAGACAGCGGTCGCTATAGTCAAGCACTTTTTACAGAGGTCGAAGTAGATAGTCTTCAATATGACGCTACTCACAACCTTTGGATGAATATTTACACTCCCAAAGACGATTCTGCCACCGATAGACGAGTTGTCTTACTAGCACACGGTGGTGCTTTTGTAAGTGGTAATCGGAACAACCCAGTGATGGTTGATTATGCCACTCGTTTGGCGGAATACGGTTACGTTGCCATTAGCTACGATTACCGACTTGCTTCGAGTCCCTTTATGATGATAGATAGTGTTCAGTCCCTTTATGTAGTGGCAAATGCATTGGCTGACGGGAATACGGTGCTCGAGCAGGTAATTGCCTCACATGCTTCTGGAAATCCGCATGGAATAGATCCTGATAAAATTGCTTTAGCGGGGAATTCCGCGGGAGCGGTTTTGTCGCTTCACATGGGGCATATGGATCAGAATGATGCGGTTTCAACCAATCTTCAAGCGGCTATTGATTCTGCTGGAGGATGGTCGGCAATGCACGATCCAACCAGTTCCAATCGAGTGAAGGCTGTCATTTCTTTGGCCGGGGGTATTGTAAATCCATCTTGGCTGAACGCCAATGGTCCAGAGTTGATCATGGCGCATGGCACTTGGGATAATATTGTTCCTTACGGTTGCGGGCATGTATTGAATAATTCACCATCTGCCATGGAGCTCTGCGGTAGTGAGCCGATCGCTACTCAAGCGGATGCCATTGGCTTGGAGAATGCCTCCTTGATTTTTCCAGAATTACAACATTGTCCTTGGAACAATAGCTCAGCGCTTGCCGATCAGGTGTTTGATTTTCTAACACCAGAGTTGAAGGCAGCAATGGATTGATTCCACGCTTTGTTTCCATGGTGTTGTTGGCCCCGTAGTTCAACGGATAGAATGGAAGTTTCCTAAACTTTAGATGGCAGTTCGATCCTGCCCGGGGCTACTACTTGATACAAGTACTATCATTTCCGAATAAAAGGGATAGCAGGAGGGTATACAGCTTGCTTTCCCTTCATCGCTCGAATGCCATTCCAAACTGTGGCGATGATGTTGGTCAAACTGAGCAGCAAGAGAGGGAGGGCGACATTCTTAATAGCTCCTGCCACTTTTGAAGGTGAAACCTCATTATGCCCGTTGGTTGTTGTAGTCATGTCTTCCATGACACCAGCCAGATATACCCCGGCCACGAAGGGGGTGAGGATTAGTAAAAGCATCCATGTTGCTTGAAAGTTCAACACTGTTTTAGCAGTTTTATCCACGGCTTTGTAGCGACCTCTCTTCGGTAGCCAAATTATCAAAGGAATGAGAAAGCCCAAGAAGGGAAACGCGATGAAGGATAGTGATGACCAAACGATGCTGGCATTCAGCCCGGGGTTTTCTTCCAGTTGGGAGTCGGTTAATTCCTGAATCGAAACTTCAAGGGCGGATGCGATACGAAGCAGGCTGTCGCCTCGTGGTGTCGTTTCATCTGCTTCAATTCGTTGTATGGTTCGAAGGGTTAACCCTGACTTTTCTGCAAGTTGGGATTGCGAAAGTGCGCGATGTTTTCGAATCGATTGAATGGAAGAACCTAGTGATGAATTCATGATGACATGTATTTGCTGCAAACATAGCCAGTAGGGTACTTAGGCGATAAAATAGCTTCTGACATTTATACGACACTTGTGTCAGGCAAGTGTTCATCGCTATAAAACTTCATTGATTTCTGATTTTTAGTATCCCTTTTAGAAGGCGGAGGGCATCTTTTGAAAAAAAATCCTCTGTTTTTGGATTTTTTTTCATCCCGAACAAGTGTAAGTAAATCCAAAAAGGTTTCCATTGAAACAAAGGCTTGTTATTCGTGTAGAAAGACGAGTAGAAGTGTATTTAGAATTGTAGAGATGACACTTTTAATTTGAGGGGTTGTATTAAAAATTAAACAGATTTATACGGCCAGACCCCTCTTTTGTGTAGGGTTGATCTCTGAAAAATGCATAGTTTTATCAGGGAGCCCCCTATTGTGAGCAATGAAAACGAAGAATGTCATACCCTTTACTGTTTTAGCCCTACTCATGGTATTGGCCTTGGTTTATACACCTGCCAGTCCAGTAGAGTCAGCAGTTGAAATGCACGAGTATGACACCGGAGATACCGCTTGGATGTTGATGGCTTCGGCCCTGGTGTTAATCATGACGCCGGGTCTAGCCTTCTTTTATGGCGGTATGGTTCGAAAGAAGAATGTGATTTCCACGATGCTCCAGAGTTTCGCTTCAATGGCCATCATCACGGTATTATGGGTATTTATTGGGTTTAGCTTGGCATTTGGCGATTCTCTTGGGGGCATCATTGGAGATCCATCCACTTTCTTTTTATACAAAGGTGTTTGGGAACATGCGCCAATGTCAACAGCGCCAACTATTCCGCTGGCGCTGTTTTCTTTC of Phaeocystidibacter marisrubri contains these proteins:
- a CDS encoding pseudouridine synthase; translation: MNRKRPTRGGANDRNKRNDDAPRHPRGPQARDSKKSGGKGRTYSTDAPKKFYAPKRKQAENLAPNKDEMRLNRFLSISGICSRREADKFIEAGLVTVNGKVITELGVKVKTTDDVRYNGETIKAEKKVYLLLNKPKGFLTTMDDPKARKTVMELVGAACKERIYPVGRLDRATTGVILFTNDGDVAKKLTHPSHGARKIYQVQLDKNLKRADFDAIIKGVELEDGVISPDALSYLDERSKSHIGIEIHSGKNRIVRRIFESFGYEVVKLDRTSFAGLTKKGLNRGHYRFLRPDEINFLKTR
- a CDS encoding YraN family protein, which codes for MKNTKQNIGSEGENLAATHLKSLGYEIIGRNLRIKNDELDILAKDGEMLVFVEVKTRVSDTYGVPEDFVNYQKEQHMIRFAENYIFENDWRGESRFDIVAVHYQGRNTVLRHIVDAFYPSA
- a CDS encoding S66 peptidase family protein → MIQPTPLRKNDTVVIVSTARKISSSELEPAIQWLHESGFQVELSPYLFEVENQFAGSDEIRRKSLQWALDHPTAKAIWCARGGYGTARILDDLDWTQFTIQPKWITGYSDITALHGLLQAKGYASIHSTMPINVATNTKEALDSLYLAWTGTPSTLEAEAHALNKIGSAKGVLVGGNLSVLYSTLGSPSQPPLGNCILFLEDLDEYLYHIDRMMLNLSRNGWWEKISAVVVGGMTDMNDNTIPFGSSAVETIARHIAPFKIPLGFNFSAGHIDDNEALILGTTYNLLVGKSGSILRPE
- the metG gene encoding methionine--tRNA ligase yields the protein MNEITFVDSRRYKYRLVSHHSQNWFAHRTFVRQIRFMQDPKRYTITAALPYANGPIHIGHLAGCYLPADIYVRYLRLKGKDVQFLCGSDEHGVAITIKAKKEGITPQEVVDRYHVMMRDALNDFGISFDHYSRTSSEIHKETASEFFKTLYDKGVFDTKKTEQYYDPEADQFLADRYIMGTCPVCGHEDAYGDQCESCGSSLNPTDLKNPRSTLSGAQPILKETTNWFLPLDKLAPKIRTFIESHSDWKPNVFGQCKSWLDAGDGLQPRSMTRDLDWGVPVPVEGGEGKVLYVWFDAPIGYISATKEHLGADWEKWWKDEDTRLIHFIGKDNIVFHCIIFPAILMEHGGYILPDQVPANEFLNLEGKKISTSRNWAVWLHEYLNDFEGKQDVLRYALAASMPETKDNDFTWADFQTRNNSELVAVFGNFVNRVMVLNKKYYDGQISSQGEWKEIDTQTLAEVREHLGKLETSIENYKFREALQALMNVARAGNKYLADEEPWKTQKTDPVRTATVMNVASQITAILAVASEPFLPFTSAAMREMLNLSDSANWSAMLQSAPMLPEGHQLGESKLLFEKVEDNQVEAQLEKLAQSVPAEVEATAPAIEPAKEEATYDDFVKMDLRVATILEAEKVKKADKLLKLTVDTGLDVRTVVSGIALHYAPEEVVGKQVCLLANLAPRKIRGVESRGMILMAEDEDGKLVFVQPGEAISNGMVIA
- a CDS encoding alpha/beta hydrolase, yielding MKYRFLPLALGVVLWASCSKEEDPQSCNNCTDSGRYSQALFTEVEVDSLQYDATHNLWMNIYTPKDDSATDRRVVLLAHGGAFVSGNRNNPVMVDYATRLAEYGYVAISYDYRLASSPFMMIDSVQSLYVVANALADGNTVLEQVIASHASGNPHGIDPDKIALAGNSAGAVLSLHMGHMDQNDAVSTNLQAAIDSAGGWSAMHDPTSSNRVKAVISLAGGIVNPSWLNANGPELIMAHGTWDNIVPYGCGHVLNNSPSAMELCGSEPIATQADAIGLENASLIFPELQHCPWNNSSALADQVFDFLTPELKAAMD
- a CDS encoding helix-turn-helix domain-containing protein; amino-acid sequence: MNSSLGSSIQSIRKHRALSQSQLAEKSGLTLRTIQRIEADETTPRGDSLLRIASALEVSIQELTDSQLEENPGLNASIVWSSLSFIAFPFLGFLIPLIIWLPKRGRYKAVDKTAKTVLNFQATWMLLLILTPFVAGVYLAGVMEDMTTTTNGHNEVSPSKVAGAIKNVALPLLLLSLTNIIATVWNGIRAMKGKQAVYPPAIPFIRK